In a single window of the bacterium genome:
- a CDS encoding FliM/FliN family flagellar motor switch protein, protein AGEPLDIFINQKLIARGEAVIINEKFGVRLTDVVSKVERIANLKS, encoded by the coding sequence TCGCCGGCGAGCCGCTCGACATTTTTATCAATCAGAAGCTCATCGCGCGCGGCGAGGCCGTCATCATCAACGAAAAGTTCGGCGTTCGCCTGACGGATGTCGTCAGCAAGGTCGAACGGATCGCGAACCTGAAAAGCTGA